GCACTAAATGCACTGATAGGGTTTATAATTATGTGCTATATATATTATAggcaaatataaaataaaaaggaagaAAATTTAACAAAGATATACCACAAACTACTGAGAGAATTGTTCAATTTTGCAaccaaatttattttactgaaagtCGTGTGAAATTAATAACATGCATCAAccctattttaaaataaaaaatcatctgTGCATATTTTGACAGTCTTATTGATATTTAGAAAGctgttaaaaagtaattaaaatattatagccTACTCATTATGTAATGATTAATATTGTCTTATGACTTCCTCAACGATCGGTTAAGTATAAACGATTGCCTTTTTGCTTCAGTAATACTTAAATTCTGTTTCCTACACCGCTGAagggtcaaaattttataaagcttGACCTCCATCGTATCTCGCTCGAAGAAAACCGAAAGTCGTTCGTCCTGTGCCTGGCCAGCCTGGCTTCTCGCCTATTTTGTCGGAATAATTCTGATTCAGTCATATTCGAACGAACTAAAAGTTATCGtaaccttaaattttcaatcgcgcaTAAGACACTctttttttactgtaattagTCCGAATAAGTAAATCGAAAAAGTGTGCAAATTGttcattgcaaaaaaaaacatttatttattcattaaagtcaaatattgacaatggagaatgttactaggtatgccaaatcgctttaaattttgacacagtatagcctgtatgtatacatataaactagtttttgtttcagtcaaaaataccgaatagttttgattttataagcattcaaagtttcgaaaaatatcgagtcccgctaacagccgcgtgagcggctgtgacgtcatactacattgccgcgccgcgcgggccgcgtcccgtttagtattttggtagtcttagtatagcttgcgtagtattttgttgtgttttcgtccgcttatgtataaaataacttataataatagtaaatactattcgactaataaaatggataaaggatttgaaaaagggcaatcggataaattacctaaaataaatggaataatggttgcgaattattttgtgaaacaaatagaggttccGTTGCCTtcaaaatcctacttaatattataaatgtgaaagtttgtgagaatgtacatatgtatgtatgtatgtacgtatgtatgtatgtatgtaggtatgtatgtatgtaagtatgtacggatgtttgttactctttcacgcaaatttgactgaaccgattacgatgaaatttgatatattgtataggtagctgaagacccagaataacacatagactactttttatcccggagttccgaaggatcgggatttacgcgggaagggtttccatgcggacgaagtcgcaggccgcttctagtatattatacatataagtacctaatatgttagatatttacgatcactgcatattataatgaaacaatttctaaccggattgatcgcgggtttattgattttactgtggcaggaaaaatgtaaaatcaataaacccGCGATCAATCCGgctagaaattgtttcattgtaagatgaagttatttattattacttatgtacttacctatataaaattaaattacatttaggcacaacatatgatttcctagtatttgaattgaacatttttaaaagtattaaggaataatttcaacgcaccgagcgcgtgaccgcaagcggactgtgtgagccagactgagcaagtgtagagtgacgtcacaccgtcaccgagagctagcgtggTGCGGttgcaacttgttttacttataaatcgaaaactaattgacgtatcgaagtaattctttcaccagtattttttatttttaaacgagaatatggagtgctaaaaatcaaaattaggtaacattctccattgtgaTAGTCGTTACGTTATTGGGGAGCCTCTAAGACGAACGAAGACCGGAATGTAATCTAATCCGACATACGTAATGTATGTACCTAGGCAGGTAATAGATCTAGGCAGAACATTTTATGATGAAgttgatgataaataaaatgttggtactcataataatataattattatacttaaatacatattatattaatttcattataattgcTGCCTGTATGGCGCGGTCGGTAATGTATGTGACTGTCATATAAAGTTTCAAAAAGTGTTTCGTTAGtctgatataatttaaaaaatattaaaatttgacacatatgtacatattttgtcTGTAATGAATAGGCTCCGAGAGTACAAAACAGAttgagaaaattatattaccCAAAGAAAACTACAAAGCTAAGTAGTATCTGTGAGCAATAAAGGCTGtatttggttatatttttttataaatttcaatggaatttgaattgaattgaattttacTAACGTGTTTCTTGGACAtgatagtaaattttaataaaaatcacaacaaTTTGGGTTTATTTCAAttgacacatacatacatttactgtAACAGATGCTACTaacaactttataaaaaaaaagatcatttaaaataaagaggTCTCAGAGGATCTGCGGTAACAATGagaaaaattgcataaaatattttaaattctaaataatacGCGGGCAGAGCCTCTATCGTAATATACTCGTATGTAATGAATTCAACAACTAAGCCCTTAGATGCGGTTTTGGTTACACATAGGTTAAAAATAATGCCAGttgacagaaaaaaatattttatttgcataaacaaGATGAAAAGCACTCACACAGGAAACATAacgtaaacaatataataaaaataacaaacattatcttgtcaaaacattaacaaaatgacctaatagttaacaaaactagtaaaaaaatGCTCAAAGGTCTCTTTATGACTGACAAGCTGAATCAGCAAAGACATTGAAGTTGAACTGAGGAAGTTCGCTGCAAGATGTCAGAGGATTtctgaaatagaaatatttatagcaattacatcacatcaaaacaaaactttaactGAACGTTCAAATGAGGTGACTCGTCTATTGACAATTGCCGGGTTTATAAAATATGCCTGTTACAtccttaaaatatatattgctTTTCTGGTAAAGTCcaacacttggccagcgtggtggactcaaggcctaacgcctccttcattacgagaggagacccttgcccagcagtgggacattagtgagttaaatttattttgttatttatttctggtAAAAAATGGATTTAAAATAAAGAGTATCTGTATGTTTAAAACAAGGAAAGATTCAGGATGATAgcatatcaaataaaaatcttactcTGGACTGATGTTCAGGAAGGCACGTGGTTGAATCTCAGTAACGCCATCACCCACGGCGCAAAACATTAATGCTAATGTCAGCTTTCTCACTTCAAGCATTTgctctgaaataaaaaataaatcgtgATCTGTAATTTACGTGTCTTGCCCTCATTATATCGATTGtttgaagttaaataaaattttacacgaaaatctgatcagcgcttccaGCGAGCtccatagaaactattttggcagtacattttaaatgtcgaactctcgatactcgatagtaccgtagctcaattctctactactatcgactaccgacaaccgacctgtcatcgataaattttgtatgaaaatctgattagcgcctctgacgggtgtcgtaggaaatattttggcagtgcattctaaatgtaaaaattttgatactcgatagtaccgactgtacagaatcgcgctaccgatactgactgtagagaattgcgttaCCGAGTACTTTATATTATCATATACTAGGTACTAATTTTTCTTAATCAATTTAGAGTGTAAAAAAGCatggtaattttataaatctaaaTTAGTCTATAGCGCATGCGCTAAATGCGCAAGATACATAACTTCGcgtgtaaaaatgtttaattggcgtgatattattagtAAGTCACCGCTCAGAAACACGTTTGAGAACCTGTACTAGCCTTCATACAAGTTCAAATCAACTGTTATAATAGAACTCACCTTTCGTGAACGCATGTGGTCTGTCACACCTCTCGTACCAATGTCTGTCACAAGTCTGGGATTGAAGCAAGTCCTCCATCATTATGCAGGCGAGGGTCTGCGGGATCTTACCACCCTTCATTGGGTTCTCCATCCAGAGACCACTCAACAGCTCTACATCTTCAACATCTTCGTATATTTCTTTTAGAAGTGCGACGTTctataaaatgaattattataattagtgtgCTTTTTCctactttaaatgtcaaaactaAATAAGCTAAATATCTTGGTATTGAAAGCAACAGTAGCTACTGATAAATGTTGATGAGAAATGCTAGTGGGATCATTGCGCCGCAATAACATAAGCCATGGGTATCAAGACTGCTAACTAACGATGCTGTGATAATTTACAATACCTTCTACTAAAATACAACATTTGCATGATCCAAATCAATAAATTGACTTTTGTTACTTATAATATAgtgtattattaaatacaaaccgCTGCGGATATGATGTCATATTTAACGAAATCGTCGAAGCTAGTGGTGTTAATACCAGTGCATTTATAAACGTAATCGATGTACGGAGCTAGCCCAAACAAACGGTTTTTATGCAAGTCGCTTGTGACAGTGTCTACCGCTCTTTGTGCCCCTCCGGAACCCTTTTCTGCGATCTGAAAGAAAATCATAGTCTTATACTAGAGGGTTCCTTTGTATTTTCGGATTTTTTCGTTAAAATCACTGGTTCGGTAGCTcgtttctactactatcgacttccggcaaccggctagctatcgagaaatcttACACGAATATCTGCTTAGCGCTTCTACccggctccgtaagaactattttggcagcacattttaaatgtcaaactctccatACTCGACAGTGCagattgtagagaattgcgctacagtagcccaattctctactactatcgagtatcgaaaccGGCTGGATCCGAAAAagtttgtatgacaatctgatcagcgcctctagcggacgtcgttgaaactttttttgcagttcattttaaatgtaaatctctcgatactcgatgattctgattgtacagaatcgcgctacagattaaaaaagaaaacacttcCGTGGTTACCAAGTTTAGGGCATTCGGttctaatattaaatacttacatcAAAATCAACACTGTGATCGAAGTCAGAAGTGGCTTGTCTGAAACAGCCTTGAGTAAATTGATCCATATAGTCGTCTTTGGCCAAGAGACCAATTCTGAAATTGGCCTTTACGATAGCGAAATTATCGATATGACGTCCTTTAGAGTCGTACATTCtggaaaaaatacaatacctTTGAAGAAActgaaattttacatttatataaatatccgtttcaaaacaatatgtaattgtattgttttatttcagttttttcaGTGATTTTTCATTCAGATGAATCTTACAACTTGTATCACTAAATAAATATGCATTCTTATTAGAAaaggtaaaacaattaaaaagcaataataagGAAAGAATACTACGACTCACTTTTGTTTAGTTTCTTGTATAATATGGAACCAACGCAGCGAAAAATTGTATTCTAGGGACACTTTTGGATAACATTTGTCGTTATAATTTTCTCTGCACTCGGGTGATTCACTGATGATACCAGATTTTACCAAGTTTTCGTGACCTGAAACGGAAGTATTAATAAGGTACCTgtgtcaaatatggccagccgaaaaatatggtCGCATATAATTATTCCAAACCTCATGCATGTTTCACTTTAACCTTCACTTGGACTAGCGTTGACAGGTGCGCCACCGTTCCGATACGTGCGACACTAACGACAATTCATGATCGCGGTACAACATTTTGTGTTCGGAAAaatggtatgtggccatattaTTAACCTGGCCATATTTGAATGGCATATACTTATTATCAGAAACGTAAAAAATAGaacgtttaattaatattaatttaatatttatttatttaagtaaccATGTCGACATAATCTCCATTAAAGTAATGAATATGATTCACGATCTTCTCTCTTTTGATGAGTCACATATCAGTACTTACCCACTAAAGGATCCAGCCATTCGTACAAGTACATCTGTTGCGACCAAGCAATGCATATTTCTCGAGCCGTTTTAAACAAGGTCTCGTCATCCCAGCAAGGGTTCACTGCAGCCAAGTTGCTAGCGACGTAGTTGTGGAGTCGAACAAACCAGATGGTAAACAGATTAATTGGAAGTAACGCGTTGCggtctaaaaaataaatcaaatattggGAACATGTTTCTAATAAACAAGAATCAACTTATTGATGTCGATGATACAAATTACATGATTCCGTTgatcattttgttttaagtgcatagctttattcataaattattacaagTCTATCAGTAGCAGCATGAAAATCCGAtaagcgcctctgacgggcgtcgttggaactattttggcagtacattttaaatgtcaaactttcgatactcgacagtcccgactgtagagaatcgcgcttgcACGGTGAATACAAActtggtaattttaaaattatttcacgtATCATACATAAAAATTGGTAACTTACGCCACTTGAAGCATCTGGTTTCGTCCGCTTCATTCAAAATGCAAGTTTCTTCTTGTCCATTTGGAGGCCAAATCTTGCCATTCTCTTCCTCAACCTCCAACTGACCATTGACAAAACTCCTCATGGCTTTATCACCTTGGTTCATTGTATTATAGATATGAGACATATCGAAATTGGTTGTTGCTTGTGCAATCTAAAATGCACAACAAATATCcgaattaaaactaaaaataggtAAGAACGTAGCAAAGAATAGTAATGAtaagtaaaattgttaaaaaaaaagaaacattgttttacCGGGGAGGGTATAGGATCATCGGTACATTTGTAGTCCTGGTTATAGATGGGTCTAGTCATGTTCAAACATCTAAGGCCATCAAACCTGTGCCATGGATCATCTTCTTCGAGGAAGTTCGATGCGCAACCATAATCGTTGATATGTTCCTTCTCACAACAGTTAGTGCGGCGGAAAAtgaagttttctaaaaaaattgtgataaatattGTTAGCCATCGGGATTTTAGTACGTTTTTGGACAGGGTAAATAAATCCAAAAATATAGctgtaaaacatattataacgtAGCATTCTTGAAGGGATTTTCATTTTTGAATTTGCTATATGTACCTACTACTATTAAGGCATATAGTCACTCAACCTGTATCTATCCAAacgatatatattattattttatgtcataaatgaattgtatgttttttattacagcACTTACCAACATCGTGAATAGATCCAATATCATTGAACATAAATATTCCATAGTAGGGTAAGTTGAGGGTGAAATCTGGATGTACAGACTTGCCAGTTTTCAACAAAGCTAAACGTACATTTCTCGGCGATGGCAGTTTCTTGCCAGACTTGGCTCTTCTTTCGTGATACCCTGAAacaatgataaatatatttttccattCAAACACATCTACAAGTGATGACAAAGAACTGATGCAATGGTTCGGCTGTTATTGCCTTAGATCTTTGTTGGTTCCAAAAAGAAAATGGCGTCACTGACGCAAGTTGTACAGAAGGTAGCCGAAAAAATTAAATGAGCCTTTATGAACTTACCATCGTAGAAATGTGCTGGGAGAAGCCTGTACATGGGATTAAAGTAAGTACCTCTCGAGGGGTAGTCGAGGTTATTGCAGGATCCATCTGTACGTCTCCAGTCATTGGGATCGCAAGGTAGAGCAACCGAAACCGTGCAGttcctaaagaaaaaaaaaacttcctGCATTAGTATATTCAACAATCAGAAATATTAGCTTTGACTTACTTAGGACTTATCATTAGGTCCAACAGAAAAGATTAAACAATCAGTTAGGAATACGGCTTTAAATAGATTGGAGTTCAATTTTGATCATAGTAGCTATGTCAGCTATGTCTTATAATGGTAAAAGAAaaagtgattatattttaagaaaatattgattaaaaatttTACATACCCCAGTTGGTTGACAGAttcatagtattttattttttcttctgtaGCTGGTGTGGCCAAGTATGAATCGTATACTACATTTTCTTCGGCGTGGCAAAGCCAGGCGCAGACCGGAAGGAACAAGACAATCTTCCACATGATTAGTCTTAAACTTGTAGTGATCCCTGTAAGTCAgcgtttttatatatattttcgtttaatttaGAAACAACTGTTCTAACAACGGCAAGGAAAAGTACACACCTAAAAGATTTTCATTAATCATTAGGGTTCCTTAACCCATGCATTTGATtgatacttacataatatctaACAATTACTgtttctgtggcgcggttggtaaTGAATGCGACTGCCACgcaagaggtctcaggttcgaatccttaGTCAGCCTAAAATtcttttctgagttttctgtcaaacatttctcagaaattgcccggagttaggaagtaaAGCCGTCAGCCCTGCGCCTAACCTCTCACATTTTtaccgtcccaccgggctatgagagtgatggaatagagaatgtacctgtgtattgtgcatagACTTGGGCACTTTAaccaaagtcctgcacagttggctggtttcaataaaactggctgcCTTAATT
Above is a window of Anticarsia gemmatalis isolate Benzon Research Colony breed Stoneville strain chromosome 7, ilAntGemm2 primary, whole genome shotgun sequence DNA encoding:
- the LOC142974430 gene encoding peroxidase-like, coding for MWKIVLFLPVCAWLCHAEENVVYDSYLATPATEEKIKYYESVNQLGNCTVSVALPCDPNDWRRTDGSCNNLDYPSRGTYFNPMYRLLPAHFYDGYHERRAKSGKKLPSPRNVRLALLKTGKSVHPDFTLNLPYYGIFMFNDIGSIHDVENFIFRRTNCCEKEHINDYGCASNFLEEDDPWHRFDGLRCLNMTRPIYNQDYKCTDDPIPSPIAQATTNFDMSHIYNTMNQGDKAMRSFVNGQLEVEEENGKIWPPNGQEETCILNEADETRCFKWHRNALLPINLFTIWFVRLHNYVASNLAAVNPCWDDETLFKTAREICIAWSQQMYLYEWLDPLVGHENLVKSGIISESPECRENYNDKCYPKVSLEYNFSLRWFHIIQETKQKMYDSKGRHIDNFAIVKANFRIGLLAKDDYMDQFTQGCFRQATSDFDHSVDFDIAEKGSGGAQRAVDTVTSDLHKNRLFGLAPYIDYVYKCTGINTTSFDDFVKYDIISAANVALLKEIYEDVEDVELLSGLWMENPMKGGKIPQTLACIMMEDLLQSQTCDRHWYERCDRPHAFTKEQMLEVRKLTLALMFCAVGDGVTEIQPRAFLNISPENPLTSCSELPQFNFNVFADSACQS